One stretch of Arachis hypogaea cultivar Tifrunner chromosome 20, arahy.Tifrunner.gnm2.J5K5, whole genome shotgun sequence DNA includes these proteins:
- the LOC112783367 gene encoding protein FMP32, mitochondrial — protein sequence MAAAATCKRLAQLRTRSGIAMPITQFSSFEASKSFSSNSSLRSFSQLVKSNGQRLFLVDTLVLVRKLEGQGLPTKQAEAITDIITKLLNDSLGSLVSKAEMQRTEMLQESSLSKFKAEVQSSQGHHFSSLLHENEKLRNDIEKMRSELRYEIDKFTAGQRLDLNLERGRIREELFDQNAETDNLSNKLDREVNALRAQLDAAKYDVIKYCIGTLVSISTVGLAVLRILM from the exons ATGGCTGCCGCTGCGACTTGCAAGCGATTGGCACAATTGAGAACGAGGTCGGGGATTGCCATGCCCATAACACAATTTTCGAGCTTTGAGGCCTCAAAGTCGTTCTCTTCCAACTCAAGTCTCAGATCATTTTCCCAATTGGTGAAATCAAATGGACAGCGGTTGTTCCTCGTTGATACATTAGTCCTT GTTAGGAAACTTGAGGGGCAAGGATTGCCCACAAAGCAGGCTGAGGCGATAACTGATATCATAACTAAACTTTTGAATGACAGCCTGGGATCATTAGTATCAAAAGCAGAGATGCAAAGG actgAAATGCTCCAAGAGTCCAGCCTGTCCAAATTCAAAGCAGAGGTGCAGAGCTCACAG GGACATCATTTCTCCTCGCTGCTACATGAGAATGAAAAACTAAGGAATGATATAGAGAAGATGCGCAGTGAATTGAG GTATGAGATAGATAAATTCACAGCTGGACAACGATTGGATTTGAATCTTGAAAGGGG GAGAATAAGGGAGGAATTGTTTGATCAGAATGCCGAAACTGACAATCTGAGTAACAAACTTGACAGA GAGGTTAATGCTCTAAGGGCACAGTTAGATGCAGCAAAATATGATGTTATAAAATATTGCATAGGAACCCTTGTCTCAATTTCTACTGTTGGACTTGCTGTTCTCCGCATCTTGATGTAA
- the LOC112786855 gene encoding uncharacterized protein: MLCRTLLTTHDGCALTSHLRRPSPLLPTTPLRAPPPLPVKVTIVTYSRAIGHLQKRSSVPPLLIPMQVIVEVWSPPLPKPATLHRHLHSSIEPCLPLLCVHVMLGLIVSRREQLLLIQPSV; encoded by the exons ATGCTCTGtag aaccttgcttaCCACGCATGACGGCTGCGCACTGACCAGCCACCTCCGCAGACCATCTCCGTTGCTGCCGACAACTCCGTTGAGAGCACCTCCGCCGCTTCCTGTGAAGGTTACCATCGTCACCTATTCGAGAGCAATTGGTCATCTTCAGAAGCGCAGTTCAGTGCCACCGCTGCTGATTCCAATGCAGGTTATTGTCGAAGTGTGGAGTCCTCCTCTTCCAAAACCAGCAACATTGCACCGTCATCTCCATTCGTCCATCGAGCCGTGCCTCCCCCTGCTCTGCGTCCACGTCATGTTAGGTCTCATTGTCTCCCGTCGCGAGCAGCTACTCCTAATTCAACCCAGTGTTTAG